In Streptomyces liangshanensis, the DNA window CCTGCGCGCCGCCGGACTCGACGTCATGGTCACCGAGGTCAGGAGCCTGGACCAGGCCTTCGCCGAGCTGGAGCGCGTCCTGCTGGCCGGCTGCGGGCTCACCGCCCCGCCCCGCTGGCTGGACGACGCGCGGGCCGCGTGGGCCGCCCCGCCCTCGGCCCCGTACCCGCCGCGCACCGCCGTCGTCCCGGTCTGGCGCCGCCCCTGGATGGTCCTCGGCAGCGACACGTTCGCCGGGGACCTGCTGGCCCGCCTCGGCGTACGGAACGTGTACGCCGACCACCCCGAGCGCTACCCCCGCGTCCCGGTGGCCGAGCTGCGCGCGTCCGGCGCCGACCTCGTGGTCCTGCCCGACGAGCCGTACCGCTTCACCGCCGACGACGGCCCCGAGGCCTTCCCCGGCCTGCCCGCCGCGCTCGTCGACGGGCGGTTCCTCACCTGGTACGGCCCGTCCCTGGCCGGGGCGCCCGCGGCGCTGCGGGCAGCGCTCCGCCGAGCAGGCCCCGTACCGTCCCCGCGCCGACCGTGACCCAGGCCGACACCAGCACGACGAACAGGCCCGCCGCGAGCCACTGGAACGCCACCAGGCCCGTCCGGAGCGCCAGCACCTCCGCGCCGGTCACGCAGGTCCCGACCGGGAATGTGAACGCCCACCACCCCATCGAGAACGGCATCCCGCGCCGCAGCGCCCGCATCACCAGCGCGGCGGACAGCGCCAGCCACAGCAGCGCGAACCCCATCACCGCGACGCCGTAGACGACGGCGAACGCGCCGAGGGCGGCCGGGAGGGAGCCGCTGACCGCCGTCGGGGCCACGTCCGCGAGCCGCCCCACCGCCGTCGTGGACTGGCCCAGCGGGCCGAGCACCAGGAACATCGCGGGCGTCAGCGCGAGCGGCAGCGGCCCGAGCAGCAACAGCCGGCCGGCGATCAGCGGCAGGAGCGCGAGCGTGGCGAGCAGGCTCAGCCCGAACATCGCGTAACACCCCAGCAGCAGCGCCTCCCGCCCCTGCCCGGCCGGCAGGTGCGGCACCAGCCCCGCCCCGGCCCCCGCCGCGACCATCGGCGGCACCACCGGCAGCAGCCAGACGGGCGACACGTCCGCGAGGGTGAGCCGGTGCCGTACGACCATCAGGTACGGGATCGCCACGGCGACCACCAGCCCCAGGACCGTGCCCACGCCGAACAGCACAGCGTCCACGCGCAGCGCGGCCCCTGGGCCGAGCACGTCACCGCCCACGGCGAGCGTGGCGCCGCCCACCGCCAGCAGGGCCATCGGCAGGCATCCGAAGAAGGGCGCGACGGCCGGGTCCAGGAGATCGGCGCGCGCCCGGTCCCGATGCCGCGCCCAGCGCGTGGCACGGGCGGCCAGCACGGCGACGAGCAGCACGGCCGACAGCGCCCACACCGCCGCGGAGGCGGCCCGCAGGCCCGGCACCCGCTGCGGGAGGGCGGCCCCCGCGCTCGCCACGACGGCCGTCCCCATGACCGTCGCGTACCAGGCGGGACCCAGGTGACGCGGCGCCGACGGGCGGGGGAGCGGCGCGACGGCGGGAGGGCGGGTGACCGGGTGCGGGGCGAGGCTGACCATGTCCTCAGCCTGCGGCGGGGGCGGCCGCCCCACCAGCCCCTTTGTTCCTATGAGGCCATAAGCTGGACCTATGACCGATGTGTCTCGTGCGCCCGAGGGGCAGCCGCTCGCACACCGGGTGCCCGACCTCGGCGCGCTGGAACTGCTGCTGGCCGTCGCCCGGCTGGGCAGCCTCGGGCGCGCGGCCCGGGAGACCGGCATCAGCCAGCCGGCCGCCAGCGGCCGGATCCAGGCCATGGAACGGCAGCTCGGGGTGGCGCTGCTGGACCGCTCGCCGCGCGGCTCCCGCCTCACCGACGCGGGCATCCTCGTCACGGAGTGGGCCCGGCGCGTCGTGGAGTCGGCGGAGGCCTTCGACGCGGGCGCGCAGGCGCTGCGGGCCCGCCAGGACTCCCGGCTGCGGGTCGCCGCCAGCATGACGATCGCCGAGTACCTGCTGCCGGGCTGGCTGATCGCCCTGCACCGGGCGCGTCCCGGCACGGCCGTGTCCCTGTACGCGGGCAATTCCGACAGCGTCGGGGCGCGCGTCCTCGCCCACGAGGCGGACCTCGGCTTCGTCGAGGGCCCGACCGTGCCGGCGGGGCTCGACGCCACCGTCATCGGCCACGACCGGCTGGTGGTGGTCGCCGCGCCCGGCCACCCCTGGGCCCGCCGCCGTACCCCGCTCGACCCGTCCGAGCTCGCCGCCACCGGCCTGATCCTGCGGGAACCGGGCTCCGGCAACCGCCAGGTGCTCGACGCTGTCCTCGCCCCGTACGGGGGCCCCGCCGCGCCCCTGCTGGAACTGGCGTCCACCACCGCGCTGAAGGCCGCGGTGAT includes these proteins:
- a CDS encoding helical backbone metal receptor — encoded protein: MTSPRKVRRVVSLVPSLTEAVAVGAPGLLVGATDWCVHPAGLDVVRIGGTKNPDVAAIAALRPDLVIANEEENRAPDLAALRAAGLDVMVTEVRSLDQAFAELERVLLAGCGLTAPPRWLDDARAAWAAPPSAPYPPRTAVVPVWRRPWMVLGSDTFAGDLLARLGVRNVYADHPERYPRVPVAELRASGADLVVLPDEPYRFTADDGPEAFPGLPAALVDGRFLTWYGPSLAGAPAALRAALRRAGPVPSPRRP
- a CDS encoding TDT family transporter, producing the protein MVSLAPHPVTRPPAVAPLPRPSAPRHLGPAWYATVMGTAVVASAGAALPQRVPGLRAASAAVWALSAVLLVAVLAARATRWARHRDRARADLLDPAVAPFFGCLPMALLAVGGATLAVGGDVLGPGAALRVDAVLFGVGTVLGLVVAVAIPYLMVVRHRLTLADVSPVWLLPVVPPMVAAGAGAGLVPHLPAGQGREALLLGCYAMFGLSLLATLALLPLIAGRLLLLGPLPLALTPAMFLVLGPLGQSTTAVGRLADVAPTAVSGSLPAALGAFAVVYGVAVMGFALLWLALSAALVMRALRRGMPFSMGWWAFTFPVGTCVTGAEVLALRTGLVAFQWLAAGLFVVLVSAWVTVGAGTVRGLLGGALPAAPRAPRPGTGRTR
- a CDS encoding LysR family transcriptional regulator; its protein translation is MTDVSRAPEGQPLAHRVPDLGALELLLAVARLGSLGRAARETGISQPAASGRIQAMERQLGVALLDRSPRGSRLTDAGILVTEWARRVVESAEAFDAGAQALRARQDSRLRVAASMTIAEYLLPGWLIALHRARPGTAVSLYAGNSDSVGARVLAHEADLGFVEGPTVPAGLDATVIGHDRLVVVAAPGHPWARRRTPLDPSELAATGLILREPGSGNRQVLDAVLAPYGGPAAPLLELASTTALKAAVMGGVGPCVLSELAVAEELAARRLVAVPVSGLDLGRELRAVWPSGPRPTGPARELLALTRQGAPTVRTP